A stretch of DNA from Zootoca vivipara chromosome 16, rZooViv1.1, whole genome shotgun sequence:
GGGAAAGACATTCAGTCGGGCCAGCATAAatgccctacgttgggctgggattattagctTTGTAACATAGTTGACCCTATTTtctaagatatttaaatcatagaacatgGGGGAGCGAACTCTATTTGCAGCTGCCACAATGTTTTGTCTGTCAACATCCTTTAATCTGATTTGGACATTGTGGAAGatatattgctcacttgaattatacaAGGGCTCCAGCTCAATGCCTATGGATCTAATTTTGTTCTCTAGGAGTTGGTTTTTGCCTGTTTCTAGGAGTTTTGTTTTCTAGGAGTTGGTTTTTGCCTGTTTTGGGTGAGGGGTCTGAACATGGCCAGTTCTTCTTCTGTGAAATTGTATTTTGCAGTGCCCACAATGACATCTTAGATTCCCAGATGTTTCCTGAGGCCCACAAgggttggggacccctgctgtatgcTGTTATATTTTACATGGTGCCtgtttcctcctctgtagtgtcaGGAAAAGATGAGGAATCAAACTGATGTGACAGAATTTATCCTCTTGGGTCTTTCCAGCAGCCCACAGATGCACATGGTTCACTTTGGGATTTTCTCTGTGGTCTACAGCATAACACTAGCTGGCAACGGGATTTTATTGATGCTTATTTGGCTGGATTCTCGACTCCACACACCCATGTATTTCTTCTTGAGCCACCTCTCTTTTGTGGACATCTGGTACACAACCAGTACTGTTCCTCAGATGCTGTCCAATCTCTGGAGCCCAAAGAAGACCATCTCATTTGCTGGCTGTGGTGCTCAGATCTACCTCTTCCTGGGCCTTGGCATCACTGAATGTGTGCTCCTTGCCGTGATGGCGTACGACCGGTTTGTAGCAATATGTCACCCTCTGCGCTACACACTCGTTATGAACCATAGAGTCTGTGTCATGTTGGCGGCATCATCTTGGATGTGTGGCTTCCTCGTAGCCATGGTGCACACAGTCCAGACTCTACAGATGCCTTACTGTGGCCCAAATGTCATTGACCACTTCTACTGTGAGATATTGGCTCTGCTGAAACTGGTCTGTGCTGACACTCAACTCAATGAAATCATGATGTTTGTGGATGGTGTCTTCATGCTTCTATGCCCCTTCTCCTTCATAATCACCACATACGTCCGCATCCTCGCAGCCATATTGAAGATCCGTTCTGCTGAAGGCAGACACAAGGCTTTCTCCACATGTGCGTCCCACATGACTGTGGTGGCACTGTTTTATGGAAGTGCTATGTTCATGTACATGAGGCCTGGTTCAAGCCACTCAGATCACCACAAAATGATATCCTTGTTCTATAGCGTTGTCACTCCCATGTTCAACCCCATGATTTATAGTCTAAGGAATAAGGAAGTAAAGGGGGCATTGCTGAAAGTGCTACAGAGGTGCAAACCCTCTCACGGAGCATGGCATGTtatttagggttagggttagttgTCTGTGATGACAAGGTGTGAGATGCCCTGTACATTACTTTACATGGAAGACTCCAATGGCTTGTAAAGCATAATGTTTGAGCAGATGGTCTGTGGCAAACGATGGTCCTTCTaaatggcgggggggggcaagtgTAATCAGATTGCACAGTCCCACCAGTTGGAGAATACAAAATGACAGCTGGATGGAAACGCTCTGAAAATTTGGGGAAAGGACAGAGAATACAGAGTTTAGGGACAAATAACTGAAAAGCCTGCCTTGAGAGGAAGGTAAATGTAGGGGGAAGTCATGCATATGCTGTCTTTCtacagcagacacccccaaacccggccctccaaatgtttttggactacaactcccatcatccttagctaacgggaccagtggtcagggatgatgggaactgtagtccgaaaacatctgagtttgaggatgcctgctctacaggatTGCATTATAATCCTGTTTAAGAGGAGTATGCAATTCCACCTTATCTTAGCATTCAATAAGGAGAAGATGTGCTGATTTGCTGCTGTGATCTTGTCCTTATTCCACATCATCTTTTCCACTCCAGCTAGACATGACTGGTGTTTACATAATGGAAAGAATTCTGTATCAGTGCTTGATTATCTAAAAGCTACAACACAACTGAAGTAAGCAGATCCACGTGCATAAATGTTTATAAAGAGAAATCAATGAAAGCTTGAAAAAGGACAAATGCCTTTGCAGCAAATTTTCTGAGCTAGAGTCTCTCACCCTGCTATGTCTTCTTCTCAGCAATATTTGGCTTAAGCATGCAGGTGTCTATGTTGGCATTCAACGTGGTCTGCCTAAGCTCACCTTGCTAGAAGTGGAAAATATTTGTTCCCATTGCTATCGGGGACGGACGGGGACGGACGGATGGACTGCAGTGGTCTTGGAGTTTCTGGGTTGCCATTCAGCACTTAACAGTGTTTATTTTATGTGTTGATTTGTTTGTAAGCATGGGTGAGATTTGTGTGGCGCATGGTAAATATAAAAAACACCTAGCATCTTCTCTATTTACCTCCCTGTTAGTTTCATGGCTAACTTAGCCATGAAACTAACTGAGAGTCTTTCATCAAATTATCCTATGTTTTAAGAGGAAGTGGAAAGTAACATTGGGGTGGgtggataaacaaacaaacaaacaaacaaataaatagttcCTCCCTCAAAATATttgtgggtgtgtgttttttttaaagaattattcATAAACGGTACATAGCTTGTAAGAGCTGGACTCCCTCCATGTaggctgaaggtgtaaataggtgaataaaccatatttctgaaAGCCATGACAGCCTCTGCCATGTCTCCAAAGGAACAAAGACCTGGGGTGTGCCTGGAACctcatgggctcttgccaccactcagcagagagagggggaggcactCAACTTTTGCAATACTATTTAGATTTttgattgcttttgttttttaacatttgcCAAGGAAACTCATAACTAATGACCCTAATCCAATTCAGTATTGGGTGGGTGTTACATACCAGACAGAGTAAGTGGACCCTGAGAACTATGTATAATGGATTGAACTGTATTATGGATTGAATGTGATATGGGGCAAATATTGCAGTGGACGGAGACTGATGATGCCTTAGGTCAGCCATTGGTGAGAAGATGATGACATAGCATCAAGTTACGTCAAAGAGAGCTTCCCTGCATGAAGAAGGAATGGGGACGGTGCTTCACAATTACTCTACATgaacacaattttttttgaccaataaatgtttatttatttatacagcaaTACAACAATACAACAATACAACTATACAACATAGATTCCATACCctatgacttccctcctcccacctaATGGTAAAATATTTCAATCCACTCTCGTATTATCTAAACCAAATATACTCTCAACGATGTAGGAGTTATGTCATTACCACTAGCGATTTCAttcccttgtacagtggtacctctacttacgaatttaatgcgttctgaatgcacattcgtaagtagaagaaaattgtaagtcgaatcccataggaatgcattgggagaaaaaaattgtaagtcgaagcaaccctatctaaaaattcgtaggtagaaaaaatcctattaaaccgcatccaagatggcggacggagctccattcgtaagtagaaacatttgtaagtagttattcgtaagtagaggtaccactgtaattatctTTAGCATAAtccataaatttactccattctatCCGAAATTTCTCATTGTCCTGAGTTAATCTCCCGTATACAATAGATATTCAAggcaaaatgtgtctattagcgACACATCCTAGTTCTCAAACTATTGAGTCCTAAACTTCTTGTGTAGTTCATTAGTTCATCTTACTTCATTAAACTCAGCACAAATGTCTCACGGAGAATATCTCAGGTATATTTATAACAAGTCACAAAGGGTTCAATTAAGGAAACAACTTTTCTACAAGGCTATGAAGCTAACCATAGTAAGAAGCTGCAGTGGGCCTTGTTAACAGAGAGAAAGTGAAGTTGCTCATCGACAAGCCGTTCATTATTTTTTCGTTAAATCACCAGTGTGTTGTAGCTAATTACACTAAAATGAGtccttgttttctttattttatcttCACGTAATAACTGCCCTAAAGATCTCATttcagaaaggcaggatatgaatatTTATCATCTCCATGGGTTTTGGGGGTGTCTTTGAAAACATAGCACAGAAGTGCAGTGCCCGATTGGTGTGGGGAACAAGGGAAAGGTAATTGATCCCAATTCTATTCTACTGTCACCACTAGCAGTTCTTTGCCTTCTCTATCCATGCCCAATTTGCACCGATAGCCACAATGCCCACAATAAGAAAGCAATGGCTGTGGAAGCAGAAAACAGTGCCCCAAATAATTCTTTCTGTCTTCCTGCATTGTTGTGGCCCATTCCCATAACCATAGCTggcaagt
This window harbors:
- the LOC118075291 gene encoding olfactory receptor 2A12-like, producing MRNQTDVTEFILLGLSSSPQMHMVHFGIFSVVYSITLAGNGILLMLIWLDSRLHTPMYFFLSHLSFVDIWYTTSTVPQMLSNLWSPKKTISFAGCGAQIYLFLGLGITECVLLAVMAYDRFVAICHPLRYTLVMNHRVCVMLAASSWMCGFLVAMVHTVQTLQMPYCGPNVIDHFYCEILALLKLVCADTQLNEIMMFVDGVFMLLCPFSFIITTYVRILAAILKIRSAEGRHKAFSTCASHMTVVALFYGSAMFMYMRPGSSHSDHHKMISLFYSVVTPMFNPMIYSLRNKEVKGALLKVLQRCKPSHGAWHVI